The following proteins are encoded in a genomic region of Sulfurovum indicum:
- a CDS encoding helix-turn-helix domain-containing protein, with protein sequence MTSEKLNKITEETLDRVSKNVVKYRKEKNYSQLQLALDIGLTGNAFIARAENRTNNAHFNIEHLVKISTVLDVEISKFFQ encoded by the coding sequence ATGACTTCAGAAAAGCTAAATAAAATTACCGAAGAGACGCTAGATAGGGTTTCTAAGAATGTGGTTAAATACAGAAAAGAAAAAAACTACTCACAACTACAATTAGCTTTAGACATAGGACTAACAGGTAATGCTTTCATAGCAAGAGCAGAGAACAGAACTAACAATGCTCATTTTAATATTGAACATCTTGTAAAAATATCTACTGTATTAGATGTAGAAATTTCTAAATTTTTTCAATAG